A single region of the Lotus japonicus ecotype B-129 chromosome 4, LjGifu_v1.2 genome encodes:
- the LOC130714535 gene encoding transcription factor bHLH95-like produces the protein MALKGHSLNLGFFGENQSWGTLPTFDNTGESIEKLDKKSQNKKEKGNEEEALLYKKRNRGGTMEKNVVVDGEGKDDHEVHIWIEREKRKKMRNMFGTLHSFLPQLPSKVKEFRSFF, from the coding sequence ATGGCTTTAAAAGGCCACAGTCTGAATTTGGGGTTTTTCGGGGAAAACCAGTCATGGGGTACTCTTCCCACTTTTGATAACACAGGTGAGAGTATAGAGAAGTTAGATAAGAAGTCACAAAAcaagaaggaaaaagggaaTGAAGAAGAAGCTCTTCTGTATAAGAAGCGAAATCGAGGTGGTACAATGGAGAagaatgttgttgttgatggtgAAGGGAAAGATGATCATGAAGTGCATATATGGAttgagagagaaaagagaaagaaaatgaggaaCATGTTTGGTACCCTTCATTCTTTTCTTCCTCAACTTCCCTCTAAGGTAAAAGAATTCAGGTCATTCTTCTAG
- the LOC130712258 gene encoding glycine-rich cell wall structural protein 1.0-like, with protein MGCVNQDDLAQEHSMKRARPYSFFHGKFGVEALGRYDGRKERSGGSGDDGAGDGSGGGGGNGDGGDEGDSDGGGSSGDNNSDDDEGGGGGEGGGNSFSITIITKMIEIGPDQTNEGNGLLVHGLWIQS; from the exons ATGGGGTGTGTGAACCAGGATGATCTTGCCCAGGAGCACTCAATGAAGAG GGCTAGACCATATAGTTTCTTCCATGGGAAATTTGGAGTTGAGGCACTAGGAAGATATGATGGTCGAAAAGAAAGAAG TGGTGGCAGTGGCGACGACGGTGCTGGTGATGGTAGTGGTGGGGGCGGCGGTAATGGTGATGGTGGCGATGAAGGTGACAGTGACGGTGGTGGCAGCAGTGGGGACAACAACAGTGATGACgatgaaggtggtggtggtggtgaaggcGGTGGTAACTCATTTTCA ATTACAATAATTACCAAAATGATTGAAATCGGACCTGATCAAACCAATGAGGGTAATGGACTACTAGTTCATGGTTTATGGATTCAATCGTAG
- the LOC130713745 gene encoding caffeoyl-CoA O-methyltransferase, protein MATNEDQKQTEAGRHQEVGHKSLLQSDALYQYILETSVYPREHEAMKELRDLTAKHPWNIMTTSADEGQFLNMLLKLINAKNTMEIGVYTGYSLLATALAIPDDGKILAMDVNKENYELGLPVIKKAGVAHKIDFREGPALPVLDEMVKDEKNHGSYDFIFVDADKDNYLNYHKRLIELVKVGGVIGYDNTLWNGSVVAPPDAPLRKYVRYYRDFVLELNKALAVDPRIEICMLPVGDGITICRRIK, encoded by the exons ATGGCAACCAACGAGGATCAGAAGCAAACTGAAGCTGGAAGACACCAAGAGGTTGGTCACAAGAGCCTTCTGCAGAGTGATGCACTCTACCAG TATATTCTGGAGACCAGTGTGTACCCAAGAGAACATGAAGCCATGAAGGAGCTAAGAGACTTGACAGCAAAGCACCCATG GAACATCATGACAACCTCTGCAGATGAAGGGCAATTCTTGAACATGCTCCTTAAGCTTATCAATGCCAAGAACACCATGGAAATTGGTGTCTACACTGGTTATTCTCTTCTTGCCACTGCTCTTGCTATTCCTGATGATGGAAAG ATCTTGGCTATGGATGTTAACAAGGAGAACTACGAATTGGGTTTGCCTGTGATTAAGAAAGCTGGTGTTGCTCACAAAATTGATTTCAGAGAAGGCCCTGCTCTCCCTGTTCTTGATGAAATGGTTAAAGAT GAGAAGAATCATGGGTCCTACGATTTCATTTTTGTGGATGCTGACAAAGACAATTACCTCAACTACCACAAGAGACTCATCGAGCTAGTGAAGGTGGGTGGTGTGATCGGGTACGACAACACCCTATGGAACGGCTCTGTGGTCGCACCCCCTGATGCTCCATTGAGGAAGTATGTGAGGTACTACAGAGACTTTGTGTTGGAGCTCAACAAGGCTTTGGCTGTGGACCCCAGGATTGAGATCTGCATGCTTCCGGTTGGTGATGGAATCACTATCTGCCGTCGGATCAAGTGA